A single window of Eucalyptus grandis isolate ANBG69807.140 chromosome 1, ASM1654582v1, whole genome shotgun sequence DNA harbors:
- the LOC104436669 gene encoding uncharacterized protein LOC104436669, whose amino-acid sequence MEFEGMYRQPQRPKYDSLLFDLDDTLYPVSSGLATSCRKNIGDYMVEKLGIDEDKIDTLCNLLYKNYGTTMAGLRAIGYDFDYDDYHSFVHGRLPYDNLKPDPVLRSLLLSLPYRKIIFTNADQIHAVKALSRLGLEDCFEGIICFETLNPVHKNAASDDEDDIEFVGLQNTTRSSDSRSEIFDIIGHFSRHGDGSGLPKTPVVCKPSEDAIEQALRVANINPQRTIFFEDSVRNIQAGKHVGLQTVMVGTSNRPKGADYALENIHNLREAIPELWEFEVKSEVGYSDKVAVETTVTA is encoded by the exons ATGGAGTTTGAAGGGATGTACCGACAGCCTCAGAGGCCAAAATATGACTCTCTCTTGTTCG ATCTTGACGACACCCTCTATCCTGTAAGCTCTGGCCTTGCCACATCATGCCGCAAGAACATCGGAG ATTATATGGTCGAAAAGCTCGGCATAGATGAGGACAAGATTGATACCTTGTGCAACCTTCTGTACAAGAATTATGGCACAACAATGGCTGGTCTTAGG GCAATCGGCTATGACTTCGATTATGATGACTACCACAG TTTTGTCCATGGGAGACTGCCCTACGACAACCTAAAACCGGACCCGGTCCTAAGGAGTCTGTTGCTCAGCTTGCCTTACCGTAAAATT ATATTCACAAATGCGGATCAGATTCATGCAGTGAAAGCACTAAGCAGGCTCGGACTCGAAGACTGTTTCGAAGGGATTATTTGCTTCGAGACACTGAATCCTGTTCACAAGAACGCTGCATCTGACGATGAAGATGACATTGAGTTTGTGGGATTGCAGAACACAACCAGAAGCAGTGATTCCAGGTCTGAGATTTTTGACATAATTGGGCATTTCTCCAGACACGGTGATGGGTCGGGATTACCAAAAACCCCTGTCGTTTGCAAACCATCAGAAGACGCCATTGAGCAGGCTCTCAGAGTCGCTAACATCAATCCCCAGAGAACG ATTTTCTTTGAGGATAGTGTTAGGAACATACAGGCTGGGAAGCATGTCGGCCTTCAAACTGTGATG GTTGGCACTTCTAACAGGCCAAAAGGTGCAGATTATGCACTTGAGAACATCCACAACTTGAGAGAGGCAATCCCAGAGCTTTGGGAATTCGAAGTGAAGTCTGAAGTGGGTTACTCCGACAAGGTTGCTGTGGAAACCACTGTGACAGCTTAG